In Planococcus sp. MB-3u-03, the DNA window CGGACGCTTGACTTGAGTAGCAAGTCAATGCGAAGACTTTTTGAAAATAATTGCCTTACTGGGAGTGGCCTGATGAAATTTATGGATGAAGATTTTTTACTGAATAGCAAGAGCGCGAAGATCCTCTATCATGAGTACGCAAAAGATCTTCCTTTATACGATTTTCATTGTCATTTGAGTCCGCAACAGATTGCGGAAGACCATCGCTTTGAAAACATTACCGATGTCTGGCTAAAAGGCGACCATTATAAATGGAGAGCGATGCGCGCATTTGGGATCGATGAACAATTCATTACGGGAAATGCCAGCGACAAAGAGAAATTTCACGCATGGATCCGCACGGTGCCGTATACGATGGGGAACCCTTTGTATCACTGGTCTCATCTGGAGCTGAAAAAGTATTTCAACTACCACGAAGTGATTAAAGAAGAAAACTGGGAGACGTTGTGGGAGCAACTCAACGCAGTTGTTCAATCCGATGCGTTCTCGGTGCAGAAGTTAGTAAGAGATAGCAATGTCAGAGTCATTTGCACTACCGATGACCCGGCTGACAATTTGGAATATCACATGCAAATTGCTGCAGATGCGAGTGTTGAAGCGAAAGTGCTGCCGACATTCCGCCCGGACAAAGGCCTTGCCATTTCTGCTGACGGATTCACTTCCTACATTCAAGAGCTCGGAACATCAGCTCAGCTGGCTATTCATAACTATGCCGATTTCTTGAAGGCTTTAGCTGAAAGAGTCGACTATTTCCACGAGCACGGATGCCGCATTTCGGATCACGGCTTTGAGTATTTGCCATATCAAGAAACTCACTTTGAAGAAGCTGCAAGTATTTTCGAAAAAGCGTTATCTGGCGAAAAGACTTCCAAAATAGAAGAAGAAAAGCATAAAACGTTTACGATGCAGTTCCTTGGCGAGCTGTATGCGAAACACGATTGGGCAATGCAATTGCATATCGGGCCATTGCGCAATAACAATACTCGGATGTTTGAGCAGGCGGGCGCCGATAGTGGCTTCGATTCCATGAATGATTTTGAGTTGGCGCGCCCGCTCAATCAATTTCTAAACAGCTTGGACCGAAAAGAAGTATTGCCAAGAACGATTATCTACCCGCTCAACCCGGTCCATTTTGAAATGGTGGCCAGCACAATCGGCAATTTCCAATCAAGTGAAATGAAAGGGAAAATTCAATTTGGTTCCGGGTGGTGGTACAACGACCAAAAAGATGGCATGATGCGGCAAATGAAAGAATTGGCCAATGCCGGGTTATTGAGTCTATTTGTCGGCATGTTGACGGATTCGCGCAGTTTCCTGTCCTTTACACGCCACGATTATTTCAGAAGAATCTTGTGCCAATTGGTCGGAAACTGGATCGAAGAAGGGGAAATCCCGGCGGATTATGAATTCGTCGGCCAGATGATTCAAGATATTTCTTACCACAACGCAACACATTACTTCGCTATTAATTTGGACTAATATCAGTCTGGAAATGAGGGTGCTTTATGATTCCTATCCACAAAAATTTAACTGGGCGTGTAGCTGTTGTTACAGGGGGCAGTGGTGTCCTGTGTTCGGAAATGGCGCGTGAACTTTCGCGGCAAGGCATGAAAATCGCGATTCTTAACCGTATCGCTTCAAAAGGTGAGAGTGTAGCCAATTCCATCATTGAAGCAGGGGGACAGGCGCTTGCGTTGCCAGTCGACGTGCTGGATCGTGATTCACTGGAAGAGGCAAAACAACAAATCCTAGAGAAATTCGGGCGGATCGACTTGCTTGTCAACGGCGCAGGCGGTAATCATCCTGATGCGATCACGGCTCCTGAAACCTATGATGAAAAAGCCGTGGGACAATCCTTTTTCGATTTGGATGAGCGTGGCTTCTCCTCGGTCTTTTCACTCAACTTCACGGGGACCTTTCTGGCTTGCCAAGTATTTGGGCAAGAGTTGTTGAAAAGTGAATCGCCGGCAATTATCAATTTATCATCGATGAGTGCCTATGCACCACTAACGAAAATTCCAGCCTATAGTGCTGCTAAAGCATCCATCAACAGCTTCACGCAATGGCTGGCAGTGCATTTTGCAGAAACAGGCTTACGCGTCAATGCAATTGCTCCAGGCTTTTTCTTAACAGATCAAAACCGAGATTTGTTGATGGACAAAGACGGAAACCCTACAGCACGTACAAAGAAAATCCTAGAAGCAACGCCAATGAACAAATTCGGCGAACCCGAAAACTTGCTTGGAGCCTTATTGTTTTTGGCGGATGAGTCGTACTCATCGTTCGTGACAGGAACAACAATGGCAGTCGATGGTGGATTCATGGCTTATTCCGGAGTATAAAAGCGCTAACCTGCTAACAAGTTAAAGCTCTTATAAAAACACCCTTCGCTGAAACGCCGGCAATATGCCAAGCGCTAAGCGGAGGGTGTTTTTATGTGTCTATAAAATTCAGTGCGATTCCAAATCCGGTACAATCCGTTTCTGCGTCGCTTGTTCATAGGAAAAAGCCAGTTCAATCAAGCGCGATTCGCTGAATGCCTGCGCACTGAACGTCACACCAACCGGATGTCCGCTGCTCGTGTAGCCGGCTGGAACAGTAATGGACGGATAGCCCGCTTTTGCAGGCATCGCCGCGCCGCGGTTGTTTTGGAAGAGGAGCGCATCGAGTTTATGTTGTTGCATGACATGGTCGATGCCTTCAGTCGTAGAAGAACGCCAATCGATTTCGCGGTGCTCCAAGTAAGTCGCGTCGTTCGGATCGTCGCTTAAGTTTTGCGCTTTCTCCAGTTCTGCCTGGCCGAATTTCATGCGGCGCTCGGGCTCTTGTTTGTTGAAGGCGATGACGTCAGCGAGTGATTTGACCGGTACGTCATCTGGTGTAGTAGCGAGATAGTCGTTGACACCGCGCTTAAATTCGTACCATAAGACATCTGATTCAAACTCCTGTTGGGAATCGTCAATTCGACGACGGTCGCGGCGAGTGCTTTGATTTGCTCGATTGCTGCGTCCATAATAGCGCGTTCTTCCGGTGCTTCATTGTTTAAAAACGATAAGTCGACGCCGATGCGCGCGCCTTTCAAGCCGTCTGTTTTCAGATGCGGCGTGTAATCGGTGAGTGAGCATGCTGCGCTCCCGAGTGTTGCCGGATCTTGTTCATCGACGCCGGTCATCGCGCCTAAGAGAATCGCCGCATCCGTAACGGTGCGTGCCATCGGTCCAGCGGTATCCTGGCTTTCAGAAATCGGGATAATGCGCGAGCGGCTGATGAGCCCGACAGTCGGTTTGATGCCGACGATGGAATTGGCGCTTGATGGGCTGAGGATCGAGCCCGACGTTTCGGTACCGACGCCGACCACCGCGAAGTTCGAGGCGATCGCAGCACCCGTTCCAGAACTCGAGCCGCCGACGTCTTCTGGTTCGAAGACATCGATGCCATACGGATTTTTCACTTGGCCGGCGAGTGAGCTATAGCCGCTCGGGCCGTCTTGCGACATGAAATACGCCCATTCACTCAAATTCACTTTGCCGAGAATGATGGCGCCGGCGTTTCGCAGTTGCTTCGCTACAAAAGCATCTTCATTCGTGAAGTTGTGTTCAAGTGCGATGGCGCCGGCAGTAGTTGGCATAGAGTCTTTCGTTTCGATATTATCTTTCACCAATACCGGAATTCCGTAGAGCGGTCCTTGCTCAGTCTGTCCGCGTTTTTCGTCCAGCTCGGCTGCGATTGCCAACGCGTCTGGATTGATCGCCCGGACGGAATTGATTTTCGGGCCGTTTTGATCGAGTGCTTCGATTCGGTCAAGATAGGCTTGGACCAGTTCGACGGAGGTCAGTTTTTGGTCACGGAAGGCTTGTTGGATATCTTCAATGGTCGCTTCGATCAGTTTGAATGTGCTTGTTTCCATAGGTAGGCTCCTCGCTAATTAGATGTACTTTCTTTAATTGTACATGAATTCCTAATTTTGCATAAAGTTTTGGTTCGTGTCCCTGTGCACGACACAATTCTCCGGGTAAAAACCTTGTTGTGGAAGGGTTTATATGTTGAGACGTCCCTGTGCATCACACAATTAACTGGAATAAAGTCCTATTTTTAAGAATTAATCCATTTACCTACTTCGGATTACGAAATATTCTGTTATATTAGGAGCTAGTAATAAAATTATGCAATGAAGGGATGTTATGTGGATGAAAAAAGTTTTTGCAGGATGGCTCTCGGTCGTGCTGGTATTGTCAGCGTTTGTGCCGACAATGGCCGCAAATGAAACGGGGGCTAGCGCGACTGACCAACCGACTGCGCTTGAAGTGAGCCGTTCGGTCTTTTCACTGACCGAAGCGCGCACTGTCGAAGTGTCGGCTGATTTAGGCGAAGGGGTCGACTTG includes these proteins:
- a CDS encoding SDR family oxidoreductase translates to MIPIHKNLTGRVAVVTGGSGVLCSEMARELSRQGMKIAILNRIASKGESVANSIIEAGGQALALPVDVLDRDSLEEAKQQILEKFGRIDLLVNGAGGNHPDAITAPETYDEKAVGQSFFDLDERGFSSVFSLNFTGTFLACQVFGQELLKSESPAIINLSSMSAYAPLTKIPAYSAAKASINSFTQWLAVHFAETGLRVNAIAPGFFLTDQNRDLLMDKDGNPTARTKKILEATPMNKFGEPENLLGALLFLADESYSSFVTGTTMAVDGGFMAYSGV
- the uxaC gene encoding glucuronate isomerase, producing MMKFMDEDFLLNSKSAKILYHEYAKDLPLYDFHCHLSPQQIAEDHRFENITDVWLKGDHYKWRAMRAFGIDEQFITGNASDKEKFHAWIRTVPYTMGNPLYHWSHLELKKYFNYHEVIKEENWETLWEQLNAVVQSDAFSVQKLVRDSNVRVICTTDDPADNLEYHMQIAADASVEAKVLPTFRPDKGLAISADGFTSYIQELGTSAQLAIHNYADFLKALAERVDYFHEHGCRISDHGFEYLPYQETHFEEAASIFEKALSGEKTSKIEEEKHKTFTMQFLGELYAKHDWAMQLHIGPLRNNNTRMFEQAGADSGFDSMNDFELARPLNQFLNSLDRKEVLPRTIIYPLNPVHFEMVASTIGNFQSSEMKGKIQFGSGWWYNDQKDGMMRQMKELANAGLLSLFVGMLTDSRSFLSFTRHDYFRRILCQLVGNWIEEGEIPADYEFVGQMIQDISYHNATHYFAINLD